In one Diabrotica virgifera virgifera chromosome 5, PGI_DIABVI_V3a genomic region, the following are encoded:
- the LOC126885541 gene encoding protein ZBED8-like, whose amino-acid sequence MVKDKCVCLVCRSSVALPKCGNLERHYKTLHKNYENDFPQNSLFRKRKVQDLKSSLKTEQSMFTRPVKQSVAATIASFKISYILAQHKKPFEDGEVVKEAFIEAASVLFEDFKNKTDIMSAIKQVQLSRPTVTRRIEIMCKDLESQVKSDIMKCVYFSLQFDESTDMTDTAQLCIFIRMVFSDMPCKEDLLTMLPLKEKTRGEDIYNVFINFVEQYGLPIYKLVCITTDGAPSMTGVNNGFVALCRANEDFPSFFFHFIALFTSKFCVPKF is encoded by the coding sequence ATGGTAAAAGATAAGTGTGTTTGTCTTGTTTGTCGGTCTTCCGTTGCTCTTCCCAAATGCGGAAATTTAGAAAGGCATTATAAAACTTTGCACAAAAACTATGAAAATGATTTTCCGCAAAACAGTTTGTTTAGAAAACGGAAAGTGCAAGACTTGAAAAGTAGTTTGAAGACGGAACAATCAATGTTCACTAGGCCTGTTAAACAATCAGTAGCTGCAACGATTGCGTCATTCAAAATTTCTTATATACTGGCACAACATAAAAAACCGTTTGAAGATGGAGAGGTAGTGAAAGAAGCATTCATTGAAGCAGCGAGTGTATTATTTGAAgacttcaaaaataaaacagatattatGTCTGCTATCAAACAAGTCCAGTTGTCACGCCCAACGGTCACCAGACGTATCGAAATCATGTGCAAAGATTTGGAAAGCCAAGTGAAAAGTGATATTATGAAGTGTGTATACTTTTCTTTGCAATTTGACGAGTCAACCGATATGACTGATACCGCCCAGTTGTGTATTTTCATTCGAATGGTATTTTCTGATATGCCATGTAAAGAAGATTTGTTAACAATGCTGCCTCTGAAAGAGAAAACTCGCGGAGAAGATATATACAacgtttttataaattttgtggAACAATACGGGTTACCGATTTACAAACTAGTGTGTATTACAACAGATGGTGCACCATCCATGACAGGCGTTAACAATGGATTTGTTGCATTATGTCGAGCTAACGAGGACTTTCCatcgtttttttttcatttcattgCATTATTCACCAGCAAGTTTTGTgttccaaaattttaa